From the Musa acuminata AAA Group cultivar baxijiao chromosome BXJ3-7, Cavendish_Baxijiao_AAA, whole genome shotgun sequence genome, one window contains:
- the LOC103990601 gene encoding coniferyl alcohol acyltransferase-like, which translates to MVRSTGYTVTVKETETVAAASPVGEHRLPLSNLDLLLPALDVGVFFCYKKPRGKHYPSLASMVCSLKASLAETLETYYPFAGEVVANSAGEPELLCNNRGVDFVVAQADVELRALRLCHPSESVEGKLVPPKKGGVLCVQATELKCGSLVLACAFDHRVADACSTNMFLVAWSELSTSKPLSCLPAFRRSLLFPRSPLRVDHSFDHLYVPFSSLPPPEPDHSEEAINRIYYIAAADIDRMQSSTKGRTKIEAFTAYLWRALAITAAPGDNWCRMGIVVDGRARLRDTVMSSYFGNVLSIPYGTLRVEELRRMEVAEVAEVVHSWLQQEATEEHFRGLVDWVEAHRPEPAVARIYSKEGGPACVVSSGREFPVAEVQFGWGKAAFGSYHFPWGGSTGYVMPMPSATADGDWVVYVYLLKKVAEVLEAEQPPVFRTLTSDYYLP; encoded by the exons ATGGTTAGAAGCACAGGATACACGGTAACAGTGAAGGAGACGGAGACAGTGGCCGCGGCGTCGCCGGTGGGTGAACACCGGCTACCTCTGTCGAACCTGGACCTGCTCTTACCGGCCTTGGACGTCGGCGTCTTCTTCTGCTACAAGAAGCCGAGGGGGAAGCACTACCCCTCCTTGGCCTCCATGGTCTGCTCGCTCAAGGCGTCGTTAGCGGAAACGCTCGAGACGTACTACCCCTTCGCGGGCGAGGTCGTGGCGAACTCGGCGGGCGAGCCGGAGTTGCTCTGCAACAACCGCGGGGTGGACTTCGTCGTGGCCCAGGCGGACGTGGAGCTCAGGGCGCTGCGGCTATGCCACCCCAGCGAGAGCGTCGAGGGGAAGCTGGTGCCGCCCAAGAAGGGAGGAGTTCTATGTGTTCAG GCGACGGAGCTCAAGTGCGGCAGCCTGGTTTTGGCCTGCGCGTTCGACCACCGCGTCGCCGATGCCTGCTCCACCAACATGTTCTTGGTGGCCTGGTCGGAGCTCTCCACATCGAAGCCCCTGTCTTGCCTTCCCGCCTTCCGTCGCTCCCTCCTGTTCCCTCGCAGCCCGCTCCGCGTCGACCACTCCTTCGACCACCTCTACGtccccttctcctccctcccGCCCCCCGAACCTGATCACTCCGAAGAAGCCATCAACCGCATCTACTACATCGCCGCCGCCGACATCGACCGCATGCAGTCGTCCACCAAGGGGAGAACCAAAATCGAGGCGTTCACCGCCTACCTCTGGCGCGCCCTGGCGATAACGGCGGCGCCGGGGGACAACTGGTGCCGCATGGGCATCGTGGTGGACGGCCGGGCTCGCCTCCGCGACACTGTCATGTCCAGCTACTTCGGCAACGTGTTGTCGATCCCCTACGGCACTCTGCGCGTGGAGGAGCTACGGCGGATGGAGGTGGCGGAGGTGGCGGAGGTGGTCCACTCGTGGCTGCAGCAGGAAGCCACTGAGGAACACTTCCGGGGGCTGGTCGATTGGGTAGAGGCGCACCGCCCAGAGCCGGCGGTGGCGAGGATTTACTCCAAGGAAGGGGGACCGGCATGCGTCGTATCGTCAGGGAGGGAGTTCCCGGTGGCCGAGGTGCAGTTCGGGTGGGGGAAGGCGGCGTTCGGGTCGTACCACTTCCCATGGGGCGGAAGCACCGGCTACGTGATGCCGATGCCAAGCGCGACGGCGGATGGGGACTGGGTGGTGTACGTCTATCTCC